From a region of the Thiorhodovibrio winogradskyi genome:
- the rfbC gene encoding dTDP-4-dehydrorhamnose 3,5-epimerase, producing the protein MNILTTALPDVLIIEPKAFGDERGFFIETWQRERYAEAGIGPAFVQDNLAYSRHGVLRGLHLQNPYAQGKLVQVLRGEVFDVAVDVRSGSPSFGRWYGCLLSSENKRQFWVPAGFAHGYLVTGEDALFHYKCTASYHPETQFSVRWDDPAIGIDWPLKSEPGSSGEPILSAADRTALPLAEINPERLPIFDPSTPG; encoded by the coding sequence GTGAACATTCTCACCACAGCACTGCCGGACGTCCTCATCATCGAGCCAAAGGCATTCGGCGATGAACGCGGTTTTTTTATCGAGACCTGGCAGCGGGAGCGCTATGCGGAGGCCGGCATCGGCCCTGCCTTCGTGCAGGACAATCTGGCCTACTCCCGGCACGGAGTACTGCGCGGACTGCATCTGCAAAATCCTTATGCCCAAGGCAAACTGGTACAGGTGTTGCGCGGCGAGGTGTTTGATGTCGCGGTCGATGTACGCAGTGGCTCGCCAAGCTTCGGGCGCTGGTATGGCTGCCTGCTAAGCAGCGAGAATAAACGTCAGTTCTGGGTGCCAGCCGGCTTCGCCCATGGCTATCTGGTCACCGGCGAGGATGCGCTCTTTCATTATAAGTGTACGGCCTCCTACCACCCCGAGACCCAATTCTCGGTACGCTGGGACGACCCGGCCATTGGCATCGACTGGCCCCTGAAGAGTGAGCCCGGCAGTTCCGGCGAACCCATCCTGTCCGCGGCCGACCGCACCGCCCTGCCCCTGGCCGAGATCAACCCGGAACGCTTGCCGATTTTTGATCCATCGACGCCTGGCTGA